In one Babylonia areolata isolate BAREFJ2019XMU chromosome 12, ASM4173473v1, whole genome shotgun sequence genomic region, the following are encoded:
- the LOC143288516 gene encoding protein NCBP2AS2 homolog, translating to MPLRAVLRYLLNNEQLIQKVAESYPVRRAAQLTAYMFHRGKELGEDGLEKLKKSDLSHQIKDGASITQQKASRFASTFRTELGKGLEELDEKMKKHR from the exons GTATCTTTTGAACAATGAGCAGCTTATCCAAAAG GTGGCAGAGAGTTATCCAGTCAGACGAGCGGCACAGCTGACCGCTTACATGTTTCACAGAGGAAAAGAACTAG GTGAGGATGGGCTGGAGAAACTCAAAAAGTCTGACCTGAGTCACCAGATAAAGGATGGAGCCTCCATCACCCAACAGAAAGCCTCCAGGTTTGCCAGCACATTTCGCACGGAGCTCGGCAAAGGCTTGGAGGAGCTGGATGAAAAGATGAAAAAACACAGATAA